A genome region from Gadus chalcogrammus isolate NIFS_2021 chromosome 7, NIFS_Gcha_1.0, whole genome shotgun sequence includes the following:
- the LOC130385637 gene encoding serpin H1-like → MLVTSLVALALLAHTASSATSASRDKVLSTHASLLADNSASLAFSLYQRVAQEKDTENILISPVVVASALGLVALGGKASTASQVKSLLKADKLKDEQLHAGLGELLSEVSDPAARNVTWKIRSRLYGPSSITFTESFLKKSKKLYNCEHSKINFKDKKSAMKAINEWGVKSTDGKLPEVAKNVEKTDGAMIINAMFFKPHWNEQFHPKMVDGRVFLASRGLTISVEMMHRTGLYDYYEDVDNKLTVLSIPLAHKKSSVVFVMPLHVEPLERVEKLLSGKQLDTWVAKMEEKAVAVSLPKISMEVSHNLQKHLGELGLTDAVDKAKADLSNISGKKDLYLANVFHASAVEWATEGNPIDPTVYSSDKLKNPKLFYADHPFLFLVKDLKTKSILYMGRMVRPKGDKIRDEL, encoded by the exons ATGTTGGTCACCAGTCTGGTGGCTCTGGCCCTGCTGGCCCACACAGCGTCCTCTGCCACGTCGGCCTCCCGGGATAAAGTCCTCAGCACCCACGCCTCCCTGCTGGCCGACAACAGCGCTAGCCTGGCCTTCAGCCTGTACCAGCGCGTGGCCCAGGAGAAGGACACGGAGAACATCCTGATCTCCCCGGTGGTTGTGGCCTCCGCCCTGGGCCTGGTTGCCCTGGGGGGCAAGGCCTCCACCGCCTCCCAGGTGAAGAGCCTGCTGAAGGCCGACAAGCTGAAGGACGAGCAGCTTCACGCGGGCCTGGGGGAGCTGCTGAGCGAGGTGAGCGACCCCGCCGCCCGCAACGTCACCTGGAAGATCCGCAGCCGCCTGTACGGGCCCAGCTCCATCACCTTCACCGAAAGCTTCCTGAAGAAGAGCAAGAAGCTCTACAACTGCGAGCACTCCAAGATCAACTTCAAGGACAAGAAGAGCGCCATGAAGGCCATCAACGAGTGGGGGGTCAAATCCACGGACGGTAAACTGCCTGAGGTCGCCAAGAACGTGGAGAAGACAGACGGGGCGATGATCATCAACGCTATGTTTTTCAAAC CCCACTGGAATGAACAGTTCCATCCGAAGATGGTGGACGGCCGTGTATTCTTGGCGTCCCGTGGCTTAACCATTTCAGTGGAGATGATGCACCGCACAG GCCTGTATGACTACTACGAGGATGTGGACAACAAGCTAACGGTGCTGAGCATTCCCCTGGCCCATAAGAAGTCCTCGGTGGTCTTCGTCATGCCCCTTCACGTGGAGCCCCTGGAGAGAGTGGAGAAGCTGCTGTCCGGGAAACAGCTGGACACCTGGGTGGCCAAGATGGAGGAGAAGGCTGTGGCCGTGTCCCTGCCCAAAATCAGCATGGAAGTCAGCCACAACCTGCAG aaacaCCTCGGAGAACTTGGTCTGACGGACGCCGTGGACAAGGCCAAGGCGGACCTGTCCAACATCTCGGGGAAGAAGGACCTCTACCTGGCCAACGTCTTCCACGCCTCGGCCGTGGAGTGGGCGACAGAGGGGAACCCCATCGACCCCACGGTCTACAGCTCGGACAAGCTGAAGAACCCCAAGCTCTTCTACGCTGACCACCCCTTTCTATTCCTGGTGAAGGACCTCAAGACCAAGTCCATCCTCTACATGGGCAGGATGGTCCGGCCTAAGGGAGACAAGATAAGGGATGAGTTATAG
- the LOC130385650 gene encoding alkaline ceramidase 3-like, giving the protein MAPSLDRQGYWGRPTSTLDWCEENYVVSYYIAEFWNTVSNLIMILPPLYGALQTYRDGLEFRYTCSFLGLAAVGVGSWCFHMTLQYEMQLLDELPMIYSTCFFVYCLYECFKEKNTISFLTIMVLSVFSVSVSVVYLQWKEPVFHQVMYGALVAALVIRSIFIVTWVYPRLRSLSYISLGVFLLGFLLWNIDNLLCDSLRASRKTLPPGLGVVTQFHAWWHIFTGLGSYLHILLSLQIRLSYLKYRSKVKFLCGVWPTLHIEPQKTG; this is encoded by the exons ATGGCTCCCTCGCTAGACAGGCAAGGCTACTGGGGACGGCCGACTTCAACGCTTGACTGGTGCGAGGAGAATTATGTCGTGTCGTATTACATCGCCGAATtct gGAACACGGTGAGCAACCTGATCATGATCTTGCCTCCCCTGTACGGAGCGCTGCAGACGTACAGGGACGGCCTGGAGTTCCGATACACCTGCTCCTTCCTAGGGCTCGCAG CGGTCGGTGTTGGCTCCTGGTGCTTCCATATGACCCTGCAGTATGAGATGCAG ttACTGGACGAGTTGCCGATGATATACAGCACATGTTTCTTTGTTTACTGCTT ATACGAATGCTTcaaggaaaaaaacaccataAGTTTTCTCACCATCATGGTATTATCAGTATTCAGTGTCTCAGTCAGTGTG GTCTACCTTCAGTGGAAGGAGCCCGTGTTTCATCAG GTCATGTACGGTGCGCTCGTAGCTGCCCTAGTAATTCGATCCATCTTCATAGTCACCTG GGTCTACCCCAGGCTCAGGTCTCTGTCTTACATCTCTCTAGGGGTATTCCTGTTAGGGTTCTTGCTGTGGAATATTGACAACCTACTCTGTGACTCTTTAAG AGCCAGTAGAAAAACTCTGCCTCCTGGTCTTGGGGTAGTGACACAGTTTCATGCCTGGTGGCATATCTTCACAGGCTTGGGGTCCTACCTACACATATTGCTCAG CCTTCAGATCAGATTAAGCTACCTCAAGTACAGATCAAAAGTGAAG TTTTTATGCGGCGTGTGGCCAACATTGCACATTGAGCCTCAGAAGACAGGCTGA